In a single window of the Ignavibacteria bacterium genome:
- a CDS encoding efflux RND transporter permease subunit, which translates to MIEKIIEFSARNRFLILVMYLVIAGFGIWSVYNTPVDAIPDLSENQVIVFTEWMGRSPQIIEDQITYPLTQNLQGIPKVKAVRSQSMFGMSFIYVIFEDNAEIYWARSRVLEKLNQVQNTLPLGVTPVMGPDGTGVGHVFWYHLKSDKYDLGELRALQDYYLKYQLTSVEGVAEVASIGGFIKQYQVDIDPAKLSSYGIGINDVVNSIRNSNKDVGGKNLESSDKEFFIRGKGYIQTPYDIEEITIKDTKFGIPVRIKDLGTVQIGGDTRRGLLDMNGEGEVVGGIIVMRYGENASDVIDRVKEKLAELEKGLPEGVKIETSYDRSDLIHSAINTLKDSLIEEAIVVSLIVMIFLFHWRSAIRIIIEIPVSILIAFILMKQFNITSNIMSLGGLIISIGVLVDASIVMVENAYRNLAAASLNGGTIDYTEISVKSAKQVGRAIFFSIGIIVVSFLPVFLLEGQEGKLFHPLAFTKTFALAGSAIITITLVPMLMTLFMRGKFYPENKNPVSKFFRMLYEPVLNLALKYRKTTLAINVLALLITVPLVMNRGSEFMPSLDEGSLLFMPTTLPNVSITEAKRIMQMQDKIIKSVPEVAHVLGKVGRADTPTDPAPMNMIETIIILKDKSEWREGLTKNDIIAELNSKMQIPGVGNAWTQPIINRINMLSTGVRTDLGIKIFGDNLDTLEKLAIDAEEIVKKVNGAADVFAERTQGGKYIDIDIKRDVISRYGLNVGDVQDVIETAIGGENISNTVEGRRRFPIRVRYFRDYREDIDKLKNILVTVGSSGSSMQEDAGSEMSNSSVSNSSESNVFQIPLGELADIKITSGPPMISSENNMLRSIIFLNVRGRDMGGFVNEAKDVLDRKFAPNLPKGYYYTWSGQWENQIRAKERLEIVMPIVFLIIFVMLYMVFKNFLESILVMLSVPFALIGGVYLMTMLDYNFSVAVWVGFIALYGLAVETGVVMVIYLHEALDKKLIEKNDILTTKDIVDATKDGAILRLRPKLMTVATNLIGLVPIMWATGTGADLAKPIAVPMIGGVITSAIHVLFVTPIIFVMIKVYLNKRGKLHKSDMAKFMVH; encoded by the coding sequence ATGATCGAAAAAATAATAGAATTTTCCGCGCGTAACCGATTTCTGATACTTGTGATGTATCTGGTTATTGCTGGTTTTGGAATTTGGTCAGTATACAACACCCCTGTTGACGCAATACCTGACTTATCTGAGAATCAGGTAATTGTGTTTACTGAATGGATGGGAAGAAGTCCGCAAATTATTGAAGACCAAATAACCTATCCATTAACGCAAAATCTGCAGGGAATCCCTAAAGTAAAAGCAGTTCGTTCTCAGTCAATGTTTGGAATGAGCTTCATTTATGTAATTTTTGAAGATAACGCCGAAATTTATTGGGCAAGAAGCCGTGTACTTGAAAAACTTAACCAGGTGCAAAATACCCTGCCCCTAGGAGTAACTCCGGTAATGGGTCCTGATGGAACGGGGGTAGGTCATGTTTTCTGGTATCACTTAAAAAGTGATAAGTACGATCTGGGTGAGCTTAGAGCTTTGCAGGATTATTATCTGAAATATCAGTTAACATCAGTTGAAGGTGTAGCAGAGGTTGCTTCAATTGGCGGATTTATAAAACAGTACCAGGTTGATATAGATCCTGCTAAACTTTCTTCTTACGGAATCGGAATTAATGATGTTGTTAACTCAATCAGAAACAGCAATAAAGATGTAGGCGGAAAAAACCTGGAATCAAGCGACAAAGAATTTTTTATCAGAGGGAAAGGCTATATTCAAACCCCTTATGATATAGAAGAGATTACAATAAAAGATACAAAGTTCGGTATACCTGTAAGAATTAAAGATCTTGGAACTGTACAGATTGGCGGTGATACCAGACGGGGCTTGCTTGATATGAACGGTGAAGGGGAAGTTGTTGGCGGTATTATAGTTATGCGGTATGGTGAAAATGCATCGGATGTTATTGACAGAGTTAAAGAAAAGCTTGCTGAACTTGAAAAAGGACTGCCTGAAGGTGTTAAAATAGAAACTTCATATGACAGGAGCGATTTAATACATAGTGCAATCAACACACTCAAAGACTCTTTAATAGAGGAAGCAATTGTAGTCAGCCTGATAGTTATGATATTTTTATTTCACTGGCGGAGCGCAATCAGAATTATTATTGAAATACCTGTCTCAATCCTTATAGCATTTATTCTGATGAAACAGTTTAATATTACTTCAAATATAATGAGCCTTGGAGGTCTCATTATCTCTATTGGAGTACTTGTTGACGCTTCGATAGTGATGGTCGAAAATGCATACCGAAACCTGGCAGCAGCTTCGTTAAACGGAGGAACCATAGATTATACGGAAATTTCAGTTAAATCAGCTAAACAGGTAGGCAGGGCTATATTTTTTTCAATTGGAATTATAGTAGTATCATTTCTACCTGTATTTTTACTTGAAGGCCAGGAGGGAAAGCTTTTTCATCCTCTGGCATTTACCAAAACATTTGCCCTGGCAGGTTCAGCAATTATTACAATTACACTCGTTCCAATGCTTATGACCTTATTCATGCGCGGCAAATTTTATCCTGAGAATAAAAACCCCGTAAGTAAATTCTTCAGAATGCTATATGAACCTGTTTTAAACCTTGCGCTAAAATACCGGAAAACAACTCTTGCCATAAATGTATTGGCATTATTGATAACTGTTCCATTAGTTATGAACCGCGGTTCCGAATTTATGCCTTCTCTTGATGAAGGAAGTCTTTTATTTATGCCTACGACCCTGCCTAATGTTTCAATCACAGAAGCAAAAAGAATAATGCAGATGCAGGATAAGATCATTAAATCTGTTCCTGAAGTTGCTCACGTACTTGGTAAAGTTGGAAGGGCTGATACTCCTACTGATCCTGCGCCTATGAATATGATTGAAACTATTATAATACTGAAAGATAAATCTGAATGGCGCGAAGGATTAACTAAGAACGATATAATTGCAGAGCTTAACTCAAAAATGCAGATACCCGGTGTTGGCAACGCGTGGACTCAGCCTATTATAAACAGAATAAATATGCTTTCTACCGGTGTAAGGACTGACCTTGGCATTAAAATATTTGGTGATAACCTTGATACCCTTGAAAAATTAGCAATAGATGCCGAGGAGATAGTAAAGAAGGTCAACGGAGCAGCTGATGTATTTGCGGAAAGAACTCAGGGCGGTAAATATATTGATATAGATATCAAGCGTGATGTTATTTCAAGGTATGGATTGAATGTTGGCGATGTGCAGGATGTAATAGAAACTGCAATTGGCGGTGAAAACATTTCTAACACAGTAGAAGGCAGAAGAAGATTCCCGATACGTGTAAGATACTTCAGGGATTACAGGGAAGATATCGATAAATTAAAAAATATATTGGTAACCGTAGGCTCCTCTGGTTCATCAATGCAGGAGGATGCAGGTTCAGAAATGAGCAACTCTTCTGTATCAAACAGTTCCGAAAGTAATGTTTTCCAGATTCCGCTTGGGGAATTGGCAGATATTAAAATAACATCGGGACCTCCTATGATATCCAGTGAAAATAATATGCTCCGCTCAATAATATTCCTGAATGTCCGAGGGCGCGATATGGGCGGCTTTGTAAATGAAGCAAAGGATGTTCTGGATAGAAAATTTGCTCCTAACTTACCAAAAGGTTATTATTATACATGGAGCGGACAGTGGGAAAACCAGATTAGGGCTAAAGAACGCCTGGAGATTGTTATGCCTATTGTTTTCCTGATAATTTTTGTAATGCTTTATATGGTTTTTAAAAATTTCCTTGAATCTATTCTTGTTATGTTATCTGTGCCGTTTGCTTTAATAGGAGGAGTGTACCTGATGACTATGCTTGATTATAATTTTTCTGTAGCTGTGTGGGTTGGGTTTATTGCGTTGTACGGTCTGGCTGTTGAAACAGGTGTAGTTATGGTTATATATCTGCATGAAGCTTTGGATAAAAAATTAATCGAAAAAAATGATATATTGACAACAAAGGATATTGTTGATGCAACAAAAGACGGCGCAATATTAAGACTTAGACCAAAATTGATGACAGTCGCTACAAACCTGATAGGTTTAGTCCCGATTATGTGGGCAACCGGTACAGGCGCTGATCTTGCAAAACCAATCGCAGTTCCAATGATTGGCGGAGTTATTACTTCAGCTATTCATGTGCTTTTTGTAACACCGATAATCTTTGTAATGATAAAAGTTTACTTGAACAAACGAGGAAAACTGCATAAATCGGATATGGCAAAGTTTATGGTGCATTGA
- a CDS encoding heavy-metal-associated domain-containing protein: MQKETIKISGMTCNHCIKSVEDAIKQLPVNKYEVELGSLYVEYDQEKLTEQQISEAIEESGYEIIH; encoded by the coding sequence ATGCAGAAAGAAACAATAAAGATCTCAGGTATGACCTGTAATCATTGTATTAAATCTGTTGAAGATGCTATTAAGCAGCTACCTGTTAATAAATATGAAGTAGAGCTCGGTTCACTTTACGTTGAGTATGATCAGGAAAAGTTAACAGAACAGCAGATATCAGAAGCAATTGAAGAAAGCGGATATGAAATAATTCACTGA